A stretch of DNA from Gimesia chilikensis:
CACAGGACTCGGATGTTCCGATCGCCCGGCATGGCGTCGGTGTGGATACCCGCAGTTCTACGATTGTACTTGTCCATAATGACGGTAACGGTCTGAATGGCCAGAGTGTTGTCGAGATCAAAGAATCGGGCGGGGCTACTGAAGTCACCCTGGATGAACTGACCGCACGCGTCCGCGAACGGGTTCAGGGAGGTGTAATGGATGTCATTATTAAAGCAGACCGGAATGTGCCGCACGGGTTCGTCCAGGAAGTCACCCGGGCCGTTACCGATGTGGATGGTGTGAAGTTCTATATTGGAATTGAAGAAAAGAAAAACAGGTAATTATTTTCAACTGGTGCATTGCCGCCTGCTGATATTTAAGACTGAATACTGAATTATGCCGATCAAGTTTTACTGTAAACACTGTGGCCAGAGATTGAGCGTGGCCAGCAAGAAAGCCGGGAAGAAAGTTGCCTGCCCGGCCTGCAAGGGTCGCATTACGATCCCAGTGGAGAGTGAAGCCCGGCGAATGGAGAAAACACCAGATCCGAGTGAAACACCTGGCAAGAAAGCATCTTCATCAACAAAAAAGAAAAAACCAGCCAAAGCCGCTCCACCCACAGAAGCGATGCTGGATGCGGACCAGAACCAGTTCCTGGAAGATCTGGACGACATGGGTCCGCTGGGCGAGAGCTGGGATGAACTGCTGGATGGGGACTGGGACGCCGCCGCATCCGCAGAAACAGAAGAGCCAGCGATCGAAGAGGAGGAATCGGCCCCTGAACCAGCGCCCCAGCCGGAGAAACAACCGACAAAAGCGAAGAGCTCTCCCCCACCGAAACCGGCGATTGAACCTGCTCCCGAACCCGAACCTGAGCCAGAGCCCTCTTCTCCTGTGACACCAGCTGCAGAAACAGAGGTTACAGCTGAAACGAGTCCTGATCCCGAGACTCCTGAAGATGACGACCTGCTGGCAGCCTCGGAGTGGCTTGAAGAGATTGAATCGACCGAAGCTGATGAAGACCTCGCGACAGAACCGGTCTCAGAGCAATCAGCCGAACCTGAGCAAGACGACTCGGCAGAACTTGAGGAAGTTGCGAGCACAGAAGAACCAGGACCGGAACCAGAAACAGCTCCGAAACCGGTAGTAGCATCTGCCCCCAGCCCCCGCTTTGTTGTGGAAGAGGAAGAAGACGACGAAGATGATGACGACGAAGGGTTTTCCATTCGCTCGGCCGAGTCGGAGTTTGAGGAGATGGATCTGACGCCGATGGTCGACGTGACCTTCCTGCTGCTGATCTTCTTCATGATCACCGCTTCCTTCAGTCTGCAGAAAAGTATTCAGGTTCCTCCGCCCAATCCGGATGAAGACGGCGTTTCACAGTCGTTGCAGACGCTGGATGATTTCCGGGAGGAATCCATTATCGTTGAGATCGACAGTAATAACGGCATTTATGTCGATGACACCAAGCTGTCCAACCCTTCGGAGATCGTACAGGCGATCCTGGATCGACGTGATGAGGGAGGCAGACCCAAATCAGAACTCGTTCTCAGTGCACACAAAGCGGCGCGGCATGAGACGGTCGTTGCCGTTGTGGATGCGGCGAACGAGGTTGGCATGCAGAAAATCAGACTCGCATCGTACAAAGGACCTGATGACTGACAGTAGCACTCGTGATTGTGTCTTCACCGCGTTCTACAGTCCTGAAAAGATAAGTAAGCTTCATGGCCAGATTAGAAATTTCATTCTTATCCGGAAAAACTCAAAACATCGAGCTCTCCAAGCAGCAGCCGATCTCGATTGGCAGCCATTCGTCCAATGACCTGCAGGTGGACGATGTGGCTTCCATGCAGTGCCGGATCAGCTGGAACAAAAAAGGGTACGAATTGATCGCCGCGACCAGCGATGGCGTGGAGATTAACGGCGTGATGTCGGGGCGTTCTCAACTGAATGACGGGGACCTGATCCGAATCGGTGAAGCCGACATTCTGTTTACCGACGAAGTCGATCTGCTCGATCTGGACGCCCCCCTGCCCGATGTCACGGGTGGTGAAGCAAGCTCGATGTACGACCTTAAGCCGGTCAGTTCGGAACAACTGGATTTCAACCGTCCCCAACCGGAACCTGTGATCCCCGATAAATCAGGGCCAGAAAAGTCGTCTTCTAAAACAGGTTCGAAAAAGAAAAACGGTTCCAAATCCAGCAAGCAGAAATCGTCCAGGTCTTCAAAAGCACCCACAGCAGCTCCCGAAGAGAAACCAGAGGATGATTTTCTGGAAGATGACGACCTGGACCTCGCCTCTGCCGCAGAGCTGCTCACGGAAGCCGAACCCGAGGCAGACAGTTCACCCGCTCCGAAACACTTTTTATCCCGTACCAACGAGAATTCCGCGGCGACCAGCGAGGAAGAAGACTCCGCCGACAAAGAGAAAGCGGAGTCGCTCTCACTGAAAGATCGGATCCGCCATCGATCCTCACGTAACGCTGTCCGTCCTGGCGAGCGTCAGATTGTGCGTTCGCCTATGATTCTCTCCCTGGTCGGCGGTAGCGTTCTGCTTGCACTGACGGCCCTGGTCTTCTGGTTTATCATTGGCCGCGATACGGCAAAACGGCACTATGATGCTGCCGTCCAGGAAATGGAAGCGGGCAAGTATTCACAGGCGATCCAGCTTTTCGAGTACTTCCTGGAAAATTACAACAAGAGTGACTACGCCGAGGAAGCCCGGATTTTACTCAGCAAATCTTTCGTCGAAAAAGAGATCTCCGGTTCAACCCCCGCCTGGCAGGCCGGACTCGAAGCCACCCAGGGCTTTATCAAGAAACACCGCGATGATTCCGACTTCAAAGAGCTCTACCCGACACTGACCGATTACGGACAGCGGATCGCACTGGGAGCGGTTGAAACCGCGAGTCGCACCAAGGAGCGTGAACTGCTGGACGTCTCTACGGAAGCCGAAAAGATTCTCACCCGCTACAGTCCACCAGATGCACCGCCGACCGAAGCACTGGCAAAAATCAAAGCTGGCTACGAAAAAGCAGAAGCGGAGATTCTGCGGAAAGAGGTCTTCGATGTAGCCGTCAAGGAGATCGAAGAAGCGATCAAACAGAAGCAGACCTTGAAGGCACTCGAACAGCGCAGACACCTGCTCGACCGCTATCCCTATTATCAGAACGATCGTAAGATGTCGACGGTACTGACCCGCATCCTGGAAGCGGAACAGGCGCTGATCCAGTCCAGCAATGAAGCGATCGCCGGTTCAACGAAAGATTATCCGGATGCCTTTCCGCAGGCGGTCACTCTGTCGCTGCACACCCGCTCAAGGTCCAATGAAGTTTCTGACGGACGCAATGTTTTCGCGCTGGCCAACGGCAGCTGTTTCGGCATTGACTCTGTGACCGGCGATCCTATCTGGAAACGCCCCATCGGCCTCGATTCGCCGTTTCCCCCCGAGACGGTCACCGTGAAAGAGCCATCGCTGCTCCTGTATGACACGCGCCACAACGACCTGCTCTGCGTCACCCAGAAAAGTGGCGAACTGGTCTGGCGACAGCAGATGCCTTCACGGCCCACGGGCCCTCCCCTGGTCAACCAGGGCACGATCGTCGTTTCCTGCCAGGGTGGCCAATTGCTGAACCTGGATCTCCAGACGGGATCCATAGCCGCACAACTCAAGTTTGCCCAGCCCCTGGTGGGGGCTCCCGGCCTGGTTTACGGCGAACAGTCCGTTGCGGTCGCCGGTTATGAGGGGATGCTGTACCTCGTCTCGCTGCGTCCCTTTGAATGCACGAAGGTCGCAGCTCTCGGACATCGTCCCGGCACCATTCAGATTCCGATTATCCCCATGGGTAAGCTACTGATGGTCTGCGAAAATGACCAGGCTGACGCCGCCCTGCTCCACGTACTGGACGGCGATGGTCAAAACGCAACTTTGAAAGAGCTCGAACAGTTCCGCATTAAAGGTCAGGTTCACAGTCAGCCGATCATGCGCGGGAAGCAACTGTTTTTCCCAACCGTTCCCGAACGAATCACTGCCTTCACCGTCACTGATGAGGAAGGAAAACGAAAGCTCACGGAGATCGGCTCTTACCAGCTGCAGGATCCCCTCTCCTGTCAGATCTATCTGTCCGCTGGTTCTGGTGGGCAGCTCTGGATGAGCAGTTCGGCCCTCCGTAAATTCACCCTGCTCAGTACCGGCATCAAAATGGATGACCAGAAAATCGCCGACGGACTGGGATCACAGCCGATGCAGCTGATCGGAAACAACCTGTACCTCGGACGGCGGTTGCTCTCTTCTAATTCGGTCATTTTCACGATCGCGAACCGGAATGAGATGACCAGCACCTGGAAATCGATTCTGGGAACCGACATTCTGGCCGTTTACCCTTATGGTGACGACAAGGAGCCGCAACCTGGTCTGCTCTGTATTACTTCTGATGGCGATGTATTTCGATTGCGGGCCAATGACTTCGAATCCTCTCCCGCTGGTTTCATGGAACGATCACTGACGCAGCTCAAGCTGCCGGAGAACCTGAAAGCACCGCTGCAGACAACTCGTCTGACCGATGGTAAAATCGCCGTGAGCTGTGGCGCACCACAACCGACTTTGTGGATTCTGAACAGATTTGGTCAGCTGGAACAGACTATCGAGCTGTCAGAGCCTCTCGAGGCACTGCCCATTCAAATCGGCGATGGCATTGCGTTACCGTTAAAACGCAAGGTGGCTGTCTTCCGGAAAGGGCGCGGTTTGAATACGGTTCAGGAATTTGCCCTGCCCGGAAATGTGGACGAGGATGTTCGCTGGCGTCAACTGATCCCGACTGGCAAAGATCAGTGTCTGGCCATCACCACTGCTGGGCAGATTATTACACTCCAATATCGCAACAACCCGGTTCGTCATCTGGCGGCCCTCTCGACCATCGACCTGAAGCAACCAGTCGATGTGGACGCCGGTATCAGCCAGACTGACATCGCGGTTACAGATGCCTCAGGTCAACTGCAGGTGTTGGATGCAAAAACGGGCCAGTTGAAAACCAAGCTGCAACTCTCTGCCCCTGCCTCCAATGACCTCTGGATTACAGACAACCTGCTGTTTGTTGAATCTCGACAGACGCTGACCTGCTACGAACTCAAAGACAGCCTGCAGCAGCTATGGCAATTGAAACTGCCGGGCCACTCCCTGGCTGGTTCTCCATCGAAAGATGGCAGCCGCCTGTTCCTGTCACTGCAGAATGGCAGCGTCCTGGCAGTCGATCCCCAAACGGGCCAGGTCCAGTCCGAAACCACGGCACCGCTTCCCAGCAGTGGTTCCGTCGTCACCCTTGAGAAACTGTTACTGGTACCAAGCGTGGATGGCAGTCTGTATCGCATCGATCAGGGTCTGCAGCAGAAAGGACAGGCTTCGCTATGATGAAATGCGGCAAGTTCCTGATTCTGCTGATGTGCGTCATCGGCCTCACCTGTTCCGTGGGGCTGTCCGACAGCTTTGCGCAAAATGAGAACAAGACAGATCCCCCGAAAGCGAAGCAGGATGGAAAAACCGAAACCGAAGAAGAATCGGCAGAGTCATCACTGCCCAAAATCGAGGAGATGCAACTCCCGTCCGTGGAAGACTTGTTAAAAAAGCGTCCCGTCGACTGGATCGTCCTGGAAAATGATTATGTGCTGATCGTCGATCCCGTCTATCCCCGACCCGATACGCTGGGACAACTCGAAGCATCCATGAAAGAGAGTTTCAGCTGGCCGCGTCCCAAGAATAAAAAAGAAGCTGATGAGCAGCGTCAGAAACGGGCGACATTCAATTTCATCAACCTGACGCTGGTCGGCGAAAAAGAAGATCCAGAGTACCGGGTCCAACGACAGAACATCAAACAGATCGTGCATTACGAAGATCAGATCCTGCAGCGAATCGATCTACTGCTGAAAGACGGTGATCTGAAAACGGCGTTTGAAATGCTGCTCTTCCTCGACCGCAGACACCGGGACTGGCCCGGCTTTGAACAGCGACAGCATCGGCTGCTGTTTCTGGAAGCCCAGGATAAACAGAAGGCAGAACAGTACGTGAATGCACTGGCATTCGTCGAGGACCTGCAAAGTCGTGTCCCCGATTACCCGGGACTGAGTAAACTTGCCGGTGAAATCATCAACAGCATGATCACCCGGGCCGTAAAAGTGGAGGATTATCGCGAGGCCCATCACTACCTGAATCGACTGGCAGCGATCTACCCCCGACAGGAAACCGTCGCGAAGTGGCGAGAGACGTTTCTGAAACAGTCCAATGAGATCCTGCAGAAAGCGAATCAGAGTGCCAAAGCTGATCAGTATCAGCAGGCGTTCGACCTGGTGATGGAAGCCTCAACTGTCTGGCCCGCTAATCCCCGTTTAAGGGATGACCTGCGGCGGTATCAGGCGCGATACCCGGTCATCAATGTCGGAGTGCTGGGAACGGCTCTCGATCAGAGCCCCTATTTCCTCGAACACAATGCGACCCGCCGTCATAAAAAGCTGACGCAGATCCCCCTGTTCGAAGTCGGAAAAGTAGACCAGACACCTCAGTACCAGAGTCGTTTCTTTGAACAATGGGAACCGACCGACCTGGGCCGACGGGCCGACTTCGTCCTGCGTCAGTCGTATGCCACCTGGGAGTCGCATCCGATGCTGCTGGCTGCCGACATTGCCCAGGCGGTCCGGGCCAGACTGACTCCCGGTTCGAGCACTTATGACGAACGTTTCGACAGTTACGTGCATTCGGTCACATCCACAGCCCCGTTTGAATTTCGCATTCATTTTGACCGGGTCCCCTTGAGCACCGAATGGCTGCTCTCATTCCCGATTACTTCCCCACCCGCATTCAGCGCAGTCGTTGCTAATCCTGAAGACGTACGCCTGGAGACGGAACAGAAAATCGGTGCGACCAGCCGCTTCGTTGTGGATGAACAGGAATCAAAGGACTCTGATCAGGTCAGTTATGTGCGGGCCGTCCCCGAACCAAAGGGACTGCGTGACTATAATGTCGCCCAGATCAACGAGGTTCATTATTCCAACTTTGAAAAATCCTTCCAGGCCCTGCTGCGTGGTGAAGTCGCGGTGCTTCCGTTCCTGCCGGCCGGTCTGGTCTCCTATTTCAAAGAACAGGATGAGTTCAATGTCGTCCAAAGTGCGATTCCGCTGACTCATGTGCTGCAGTTCAACCCGGAAAGTAAACCGCTGCAGATTCTCGAACTTCGCCGGGCGTTGGCCTATGCCATCGATCGCCAGAAGATTCTCAACGAGAAACTGCTGCATGAAAACAACCTGTTAAACGGTCGCCTGGTGACGGCCCCGTATTACACGGGTCTCCAGGTCTACAATCAGCAGGTGCCTCAACGCGAATACAATTTTCCGCTGGCGGTGGCCCTCGCGGTGGCATCGCAGAAGAAACTGGGAGGACAATTCCCGCGTCTGCATATGCTGTGTGATCCTAATCCCGAAGCACAGGACGCTGCCCAAGAGCTGATCAGGGCCTGGCAACGGATTGGCGTCAACGTCACGCTGATTCCCAATACGCCTGAAGAAGCAAAAAAAGAGAAACTGGAATGGGACATCGTCTATCGCACGACCGCGATGACCGAACCAATTATGGAACTCTGGCCTTTCCTGACCGTGGGGAGAGGCGCTGAGATTAAATCACTGGAAATCTTCCCGGACTGGATGCGTCAGAAACTGATTGAGCTCGATGAAGCGACCGACTGGGAAACTGCAACCGCGCTCTTGAAGAAGCTGCAACAGCAGTTGTACTCCATGGCGCATATCGTTCCGCTTTGGGAAATCGACCAGTTTCACGTGTTTCGCACGAATATCAAAGGGTACGCCGACCGGCCCCTGAATTTTTATGATAATGTCGAACAGTGGATCACAACCCCCGTCTACCCGCGGGTGGAAACACTGACGTCGACACAGACCACCTCACCCTAGACTCAGGAATCAGAATTACTCCATGCGTTGGTTTGATGCTTTCATATTTGGTTGCTGCCTGACATTGATCGGGATGTTCTGCCTGCCGACAGAGAACGCCTACGGTGCGCAGGCAGAGACTACGACCACGGAGCAACCTGAAACCGAACCAGATTCAGAGCCGAAATCTGAACCAGAGACCAAACCCGAAACCGAACAGAAAGCCAAGCCAGAATCTAAGCCCGAATCAAAGCCAACTGCCCAGCCTGACACGCGACACATCAGCTTACGGCCTTACCGAATCCGCATCGAACTGGC
This window harbors:
- a CDS encoding ExbD/TolR family protein; translation: MARKKSLFNSDDSGWKKRPASGGGDDLDITPMIDVTFLLLIFFMVTSTMQATQDSDVPIARHGVGVDTRSSTIVLVHNDGNGLNGQSVVEIKESGGATEVTLDELTARVRERVQGGVMDVIIKADRNVPHGFVQEVTRAVTDVDGVKFYIGIEEKKNR
- a CDS encoding ExbD/TolR family protein; the protein is MASKKAGKKVACPACKGRITIPVESEARRMEKTPDPSETPGKKASSSTKKKKPAKAAPPTEAMLDADQNQFLEDLDDMGPLGESWDELLDGDWDAAASAETEEPAIEEEESAPEPAPQPEKQPTKAKSSPPPKPAIEPAPEPEPEPEPSSPVTPAAETEVTAETSPDPETPEDDDLLAASEWLEEIESTEADEDLATEPVSEQSAEPEQDDSAELEEVASTEEPGPEPETAPKPVVASAPSPRFVVEEEEDDEDDDDEGFSIRSAESEFEEMDLTPMVDVTFLLLIFFMITASFSLQKSIQVPPPNPDEDGVSQSLQTLDDFREESIIVEIDSNNGIYVDDTKLSNPSEIVQAILDRRDEGGRPKSELVLSAHKAARHETVVAVVDAANEVGMQKIRLASYKGPDD
- a CDS encoding ABC transporter substrate-binding protein, producing MMKCGKFLILLMCVIGLTCSVGLSDSFAQNENKTDPPKAKQDGKTETEEESAESSLPKIEEMQLPSVEDLLKKRPVDWIVLENDYVLIVDPVYPRPDTLGQLEASMKESFSWPRPKNKKEADEQRQKRATFNFINLTLVGEKEDPEYRVQRQNIKQIVHYEDQILQRIDLLLKDGDLKTAFEMLLFLDRRHRDWPGFEQRQHRLLFLEAQDKQKAEQYVNALAFVEDLQSRVPDYPGLSKLAGEIINSMITRAVKVEDYREAHHYLNRLAAIYPRQETVAKWRETFLKQSNEILQKANQSAKADQYQQAFDLVMEASTVWPANPRLRDDLRRYQARYPVINVGVLGTALDQSPYFLEHNATRRHKKLTQIPLFEVGKVDQTPQYQSRFFEQWEPTDLGRRADFVLRQSYATWESHPMLLAADIAQAVRARLTPGSSTYDERFDSYVHSVTSTAPFEFRIHFDRVPLSTEWLLSFPITSPPAFSAVVANPEDVRLETEQKIGATSRFVVDEQESKDSDQVSYVRAVPEPKGLRDYNVAQINEVHYSNFEKSFQALLRGEVAVLPFLPAGLVSYFKEQDEFNVVQSAIPLTHVLQFNPESKPLQILELRRALAYAIDRQKILNEKLLHENNLLNGRLVTAPYYTGLQVYNQQVPQREYNFPLAVALAVASQKKLGGQFPRLHMLCDPNPEAQDAAQELIRAWQRIGVNVTLIPNTPEEAKKEKLEWDIVYRTTAMTEPIMELWPFLTVGRGAEIKSLEIFPDWMRQKLIELDEATDWETATALLKKLQQQLYSMAHIVPLWEIDQFHVFRTNIKGYADRPLNFYDNVEQWITTPVYPRVETLTSTQTTSP
- a CDS encoding PQQ-binding-like beta-propeller repeat protein — protein: MARLEISFLSGKTQNIELSKQQPISIGSHSSNDLQVDDVASMQCRISWNKKGYELIAATSDGVEINGVMSGRSQLNDGDLIRIGEADILFTDEVDLLDLDAPLPDVTGGEASSMYDLKPVSSEQLDFNRPQPEPVIPDKSGPEKSSSKTGSKKKNGSKSSKQKSSRSSKAPTAAPEEKPEDDFLEDDDLDLASAAELLTEAEPEADSSPAPKHFLSRTNENSAATSEEEDSADKEKAESLSLKDRIRHRSSRNAVRPGERQIVRSPMILSLVGGSVLLALTALVFWFIIGRDTAKRHYDAAVQEMEAGKYSQAIQLFEYFLENYNKSDYAEEARILLSKSFVEKEISGSTPAWQAGLEATQGFIKKHRDDSDFKELYPTLTDYGQRIALGAVETASRTKERELLDVSTEAEKILTRYSPPDAPPTEALAKIKAGYEKAEAEILRKEVFDVAVKEIEEAIKQKQTLKALEQRRHLLDRYPYYQNDRKMSTVLTRILEAEQALIQSSNEAIAGSTKDYPDAFPQAVTLSLHTRSRSNEVSDGRNVFALANGSCFGIDSVTGDPIWKRPIGLDSPFPPETVTVKEPSLLLYDTRHNDLLCVTQKSGELVWRQQMPSRPTGPPLVNQGTIVVSCQGGQLLNLDLQTGSIAAQLKFAQPLVGAPGLVYGEQSVAVAGYEGMLYLVSLRPFECTKVAALGHRPGTIQIPIIPMGKLLMVCENDQADAALLHVLDGDGQNATLKELEQFRIKGQVHSQPIMRGKQLFFPTVPERITAFTVTDEEGKRKLTEIGSYQLQDPLSCQIYLSAGSGGQLWMSSSALRKFTLLSTGIKMDDQKIADGLGSQPMQLIGNNLYLGRRLLSSNSVIFTIANRNEMTSTWKSILGTDILAVYPYGDDKEPQPGLLCITSDGDVFRLRANDFESSPAGFMERSLTQLKLPENLKAPLQTTRLTDGKIAVSCGAPQPTLWILNRFGQLEQTIELSEPLEALPIQIGDGIALPLKRKVAVFRKGRGLNTVQEFALPGNVDEDVRWRQLIPTGKDQCLAITTAGQIITLQYRNNPVRHLAALSTIDLKQPVDVDAGISQTDIAVTDASGQLQVLDAKTGQLKTKLQLSAPASNDLWITDNLLFVESRQTLTCYELKDSLQQLWQLKLPGHSLAGSPSKDGSRLFLSLQNGSVLAVDPQTGQVQSETTAPLPSSGSVVTLEKLLLVPSVDGSLYRIDQGLQQKGQASL